The DNA window GAAAAGTTTAACTGGAGTATAGCatacaccaaaaaaattaatgttttataaGGCTGAATATACAGGATGGGTCCATGTCTTGAGCTTTAAATGTCAcacaaaagagtttatattttattctggaggcaatagtAGCCagtggaatttactgagtagcaAGGGGCAAGGGATTTGtgacatgatcatacatgtacaCTAACAAAATCACTTTTGTAACTATGTGGGGAATGTTTTGGGGTAAGGAAAGACAAGGCATGGgtaccaattaggaggttattacaaTACTCCCTACAAGATGGGATGAAAGCTTGAACTAGACAGTGGCtatatgagtagaaagaaggaggTGAATGTTAAGATAGGAaaaagcaagatttggcaacagactgTTTTGGTGAATAGTATTTAAGCTGAAATCATAAATCAtagtaactggaaggatggttgTACCCTTGAAAGAAACATGGTAAGTTGAGAAGTCTAAGTATCACAGGTTGGGGCTACAGtataatgagttctatttcagAAATGTTATTTGAAATGCCTATGAGATGTCCAATTTAAAATAACCAATGATCAGTTGGTGATAAATGATAGGATCTTGGGATAAATATTAGGAGTGGATATATAGATGTTGGAAACATAGGAACATGAatgaaaaagatataaaatagattgTTTACAGTTCAAATCTATGCCTTTGGCCTCACTCACATGACAATTCTAGTTTAGGGCTGAATGTTTTGTCATCATGGGTCATTGGACTTCTgaataatttcaaaagaaatccCATCCCTTTCAGTTTTGAGGCTGGGAAACATGAATATgcttctagaaaaaaataagtaaatatttgcCTCAAGTTTGGAAATAGGCTGGATAAGTTATTAACATGGTATTGAAATCAGGACACCTGTTTTAGGCTCTGACACCAGAATATGGAATACtggggaaaagtcacttaaatacTCTAAGCACCAGTAACCTATCTATAGATTGGGAATAGTAACTCAAACTACTTACTTTAGAGGGTTGTTGTCAGGCATATGTTACATACaccataaaatgataaatatagcaagagatgattattatttttttccaattgagaATCGTATTGagttctacatatatatatatatatatatatatatatatatatatatatagagagagagagagagagagagagagagagagagaattataaaAACCTTTAAATCATCTCATCctatgccctcattttacaaatgagaaaactgagattgacACTGAGATAGTGAATTGCTCTAGGTTACAAAGGCAAAAAGCCAGAACTAGAACACATTATTTCCTGAAACCCAGATCTTGTCATTTGAGACCTGCTTCTTTTTTCCCTACAGATAGTTAAAAGAACCTCTCAGAACATGGGAAACTTCACCATAGTGACAGGATTCCTTCTCATGAACTTTTCCAACACCTGGGAGCTACAAGTCTTACATGCTGTGCTCTTCTTGTTGATATACCTACTGGCTCTGATAGGGAACCTGCTCATCTTCACCCTCATCTCTCTTGATAGGAACCTCCACACTCCCATGTACTTCTTCCTGAAGAACCTATCCATTTTAGACCTCTGCCTTGTTTCTGTCACTGTCCCAAAATCCATCGTAAACTCTCTTAGCAACAACTGCTCCATCTCTTACTTGGGGTGTGTATTACAGCTCTTTTTAGTGATTTTATTTGCAGGATCAGAGATTTCCCTCCTCACAGTGATGTCTTATGACCGATATGTAGCCATCTGCCAGCCCCTGCACTATGAAACCATCATGATCAAAAGGTCTTGTGTAAGTATGGCAGTTGCTTCCTGGTTCAGTGGAAGTGTGCTTGGGGCCATGTACTCAGCTAGTACATTCTCTTTGCCTTTCTGTGGCTCTAAGGAGATCTATCAGTTCTTTTGTGATGTCCCTTCTTTACTCAGGATCTCCTGCTCTGAAAAACACATTGCAGTTTATGTGAGTATCACTATTGGGTTGGGCTTAGGGATTTTCTGCTgtatttctattattatctcttATGGTCACATCTTTTCAACTGTGCTGAAGATTCCATCAAGAAAAGGTCAGTCAAAAGCCTTCTCCACTAGCCTTCCCCATCTCATTGTTTTCGTGGTTTTTATCATAACAGGGGGCACGGCTtattttaagccatctttggacTCTGATTCAGTTAAGGATCTCTTGTTGTCTGTGTTCTATACAGTGGTGCCCCCAACCATTAACCCTTTCATATATAGCCTGAGGAATAAGGACATGAAGAATTCTTTGAGAAAGCTTATAACCTGGAAATACTCAACAGAGGGATTAATGAAAAAGTCTTTTCCGTGATTGTATACTTGCTTTTTAACAAATCAGTTCtgtcttttatgtatttattgacTAAAAACATATTTTCACTTATCTATCCAAGTCTAGATCATCATTTTTGAAATCTAGACT is part of the Dromiciops gliroides isolate mDroGli1 chromosome 4, mDroGli1.pri, whole genome shotgun sequence genome and encodes:
- the LOC122755053 gene encoding olfactory receptor 14A2-like, producing MGNFTIVTGFLLMNFSNTWELQVLHAVLFLLIYLLALIGNLLIFTLISLDRNLHTPMYFFLKNLSILDLCLVSVTVPKSIVNSLSNNCSISYLGCVLQLFLVILFAGSEISLLTVMSYDRYVAICQPLHYETIMIKRSCVSMAVASWFSGSVLGAMYSASTFSLPFCGSKEIYQFFCDVPSLLRISCSEKHIAVYVSITIGLGLGIFCCISIIISYGHIFSTVLKIPSRKGQSKAFSTSLPHLIVFVVFIITGGTAYFKPSLDSDSVKDLLLSVFYTVVPPTINPFIYSLRNKDMKNSLRKLITWKYSTEGLMKKSFP